TTCAGCCTGAGCCGCATGGTGTTAAATTAAGATGAGTGCACCGCATTAACCATTTGAACGAGCTGATTCCAGAGAAGCATTCGTCCGTACGGAAATAAAAGCTAAGAGAGGGGCCAAATGGGGGAAATGACATAAATCACACCGTAACGGATGCCTCGAGGAGGTCGGAGATAGAAGGAGCACACAGTATGAGGCTTGGTTGGGTACCAGAGGaatactgtgtactgtatgcaaACCATGTGCAACCATGCACAAGTTCACAGGTTCGGTCTGGGTATCCTGTAAGTTTGTGTGCATCCGAGgcaaacacaggaagaggacCATCAAACCTCAGGGAGGCCAGCAAGAAGTCCTCAAAATGGCTATTGAGAAGCAAAGCACACATGCTACTTGGACACAACCTGCTCCTCTAATGTTCACAAGACCAAATCATCTTATAATGCCAGATATTATTACTCAAAATATAGTAAAGTGCATCACAAGATGTTTCATCATGGTAGCTACAGTTTCATCAAAAGAATAATAATACTGAAAATATATTCAAGTGTACCATGAGATGTATGGTAGGTAGAAGTGAAGAAATTAACATTGTAGAATACTTAACAATACAGTAAAGAATTTGGTTGCTGTATCCCTGAAAACATAGCTTTAAGGCAAAATAAATAACATCCTGAAGCAGTTTCAACAAGGGTACATTCACTAGGTGAACAATtacactttaaaaataaatttactGGCAATAGTTGCATCTCCTGAATACAGAGAGGAGCAACTGGAAAGACGTTGTTGCACAACTATCTTAGAACAACGAGTAGCCTTAATGACCAGCTGTCTTTGCAGTACTTACTTCATTAACActgactcctctcctcttgaACACATGACTATAATGCGGCCGTGTCGCTATCTCGAAACAatttagcacaaagacacaaaggagcagcagagcagcggcAGCCTGCGTCACTTGTTTTCTATGAGTGTCTGCACTTTGTGGACCAGGTCTCGAGCCATCATCAGGACCTGCGGGACATTGTGTCGCTCTGCCATTTCTGAGAAGAGAGTTTGAAAATCATTGTTAATTGTTAAGTAAATTGCTCATTAATATTGATCATATCACTTTATTCTCAATCCTGAGTAAGTAAAGTCAGCACCTAAATCTTAAAAATTTCCTGCTAAAGCCGGAAATTCTCCAGTATTATAGCGGAAATGTTACCTTAATTCACTTTTTACTTACTTTTCTTCAAGTGATTATGAGATTACGACTGACTCACTGTTTCCACCATGTTAcagcatttgtgtttgtcttgtctcGTCTTACCATTAAAGAATTTGATGATGTCTGTGAAGTCCATGTTATTTTCTAGGATGATGTCTCTATACATCTCCACAAGTGCCAGAGCAATGAAGAGCACAAAGTGCTCAGAGGAGGTGTACTTGGCCGCCCAGATGGTTTCCCACAGGGAGAACACATCATCATACACCATTTctgtgcacaaagacagaaagaaatcagATTACATTCAGTATCATGtatgcagaaatgtaaaagttCTCTTTAATTTGGTAATTCAAGCAAATGTCATGACGCCCGCGTTTCCACATCACCTCTTTTGAAGTCGAGCAGAAACCAACGATAACAGAAGTAGAAGTGAGTATAGTCTCcattctgctgcatcagttcaAACAGCTCAGAGTCCAGGATCTGTTAGTATCAGGACAAAATGTCCATCAATACACAACGGCTtttgtgtacatgcatgcatacatgtgttCGTGCACATACGTGCATGCACATACCTGTATAAGGGAACGCATATTGGCAAAGTGAGAGTCCATGGCACCTCCATGAGGAAAATTCTGGttcatcctcttcatcagttctgtgaagcagctaaatgccATGACCTCTgagaggagcacacacacacacatacagaaagttAACCATTAAGATATTTATGTGCACTCAGGCACATAAATATCTAAATGGTTAACTAATGTATACTGATAGTGTCACTGACCGTCGTCCAGAATAACCAGTAGTGGAGCCAGCAGATCACACATGCCCTGGACGTAGCCCGTATCCAGATGCTGCCACACGTAACTACAAAGACAACCAGGTTTTTCAGATTTAATATTTTAGGTTGAGACAAACTTCGGAGATATGTAGCACGGTGACACACTCACCTGCACATGATGTTACGCAGCTTGTCCAGGTTCTCGGGAGTGAAGTACCAATATGCTCTGTCGCAACGTCTGACATCTTTGTCAATGCGATGTAGATTGATCAAGTACATGTCCAGTGTTTCTTGCTGCAAAAAACAGTGGATTCTGTTAGAGCATGTGCGTGACTGAAAGAAGGAGTGTGTTCACATGTCATGTGTCATGCTTACAGAATAGGTTTGCTCTTCTGAGGATTCGTCGTGCTTGCCGTCTTCTCCCACCTCTGCAGACTCTGGTTCAGTGAGCACATTTTCCATCTCCGGCTCCTCTTCAGAAAGGCCCAGGTCGGTGCCCTCAGGACTGGTGTTGCAGGCTGTGTCCAGATGGTGATCAAGGACAAGGTCCGCTGATGCCATTCTCTCCCTTTGTGCAAAGGAGACAGGGGGCGCAGCGAGACCTGCCAAAGGCCTGGCCTTGATATCCTCAGAGGTCACACATGTTATCCCTGCAGGAATGTCCTCCATTTCCAAGGCAGAAGGAGAGTCATCGGAGTCTGCCGTGTCTGGAGACTGCCGGGAGTGGGATGATAATGAAAGGCTGCCCCTTGATGCTGACTGAAGAGCATTCAGCACTTGTCTGACGGGTGAATTTGAACCAGGTTTCTCAAATGGAATTTCTGCCGCCTTTTTGGTTTCAACCAAATCGCAAACTGTTGCTCCAGCATCCTTTCGTTCTGGCTCTGTGGTGCCGGCCTTTGACAGTTGAGATGGGGTTTTTTCAGGAGCTGTTTCAGGCTTTTCAGAAATCTCTGGCTTTATTTCACTTGGTGGATTAGCATCTTTTTCAGCTGTAGGCGGACACAATGGCTCCACTTCCAGATCAGATTTGCTCCTGTGTGCTTGAAAAGTCAAGGTCTGCCCGAGTGGAGGTGCTTGGAAATACTCGTTACGAATCTCTGTTTCTAGCTTTAGAACGTTAGTTTTCTCTGGAACAGATCTTAAATTCATATTCGTATCGACTGCTTTTAAATCTTCGGACTGCTCATTTGTTGTTATGTTCTTTCCTTCTACTTCAGGCTTTTCTTCGGATTCAGACGTCTCTTGTGACTTACTGATTCCACAGTCCTTGATCAACTCACTTTCTGAAACTGTCTTCATGTTTGCCTCTGAAACCTCATCCTTGGCTACTGGGTCCATAACATCCTCCCCTCCTGGCTGCGATCCAGGTGCTTGTTTCTCCTTTAAGCCTTCGGATGTTTCTGCTGACTGAGAGCTTGGAGATCCAACAGCCAACTCTGTCACAGCAGGGCTGTTTTCTGACCCTGGATGCTGATTTGACGGACCTGAGGACGAGGGGTTGCAGGAGTGAGGCTGTGATGCCTCTGCAGTGCCACCTGTGATGTCCTTCAGTGGACTGCTTTGCTGCACTTCTCCTTCCTCAGCCCTGGGCTCAGTCTCAATCTGATCCACTGCCTCGACGGATCCAAATACCTGGTAACCAAAGGAAGGCAGTGAACTTGCGATACATTTTCTATCCTGTAGCAACGAAATGGACAAATGTTGAAGGATTACACCAgtggttttgcatgtgttttgcaATCCCTCTTCCTCTTATTGAATTTAAGGATATGTCCAATATATGAGAGCTGTCTGCCAAAGAGGAACCTTTTTAGCCACGTCAGGGGAATGGCACTGGGGATGCTAACGTTGGTTGGTCAGTCCAGATATAAATATCTACAGAAACTATTAGATGGACTGCTGTGAAATTCAGTACAGTCATTCCTGCTTTTCAGCAGAAGACCtagtgactttggtgattcctTGACTTTGCTTCTGAGGTCACTTCGGGACGTTTTAACTTATCCTGAGGAATATCTCAACAAGTGCTCGATGAATTTGTATAAACTTTTGTGCAGATGTTCAAGGTTCCCAGACACTCAGTCCTAATTCATCATGggttgacattttaatttttttttccgtgaaatgtctcaacaactcTTAGATAGATTGCTTTGTAATTTGTCGCAAACATTCACATCCTCCTCGAGATGAACTGCAACTGGTGACATTGCATCTGGCACCATCATCTGGTCAAAAAAATTCAGTTCGCCCAATAATATGCAGTGCACGTTTCTTACAAAaaataatagcaaaaatagAGGCGACAAAACATTAATACACTGGTACGGTTTTTCACTACCTGCGCGCTACTGCTGGAATCACTCTGCGACGGGGCATTCTGCTGATCTGAGCTGCTACTTAGAGACGACTGGAGTGGGGAAAAGAATCACACAGGGGACAAAAAGCAGAACTGTCAGCCAACTTGCTTAGAAATtccatcataaaaaaaaagttctctttcatgttttctttgttgtggtAATGGTTACAtaatgcagcacatttcatgGTAAAAGGTCAAACTTGCATCTGTACTGATGGTGGAGTCCCGCTGCACTGGTCCTCTTTCCACACTGGCTCCAGACGAACATCTGGCAAGGGCCTCAGCATgtttctctcgctccctctgaCGGACGATGGCCTCACAGCCCTGCCACTCCTTCATAGTCTGCTCATACATGAGCCGCATCTGCTCATCAATCTGAAACAAAAACCTTGTGTGAGCAAAGTTTGTAACATAGCCCatggtgtgtatgtgcacgcTACAATCTCAGAATTAGTCTAACAGCTCGTAGAAATACCTCTAGCCGGCATTTCTCAGTCATGGTGAACTGGTAGTGTCCCAACAGGAAGGGCCAGACCTCTTTGCGTAGTGAAGGAGCCACACCACCAAAATACACAAGCCTGTGTATCTCCTTTTCCTCATATGCCTGAAAAACATTAAGTCTAGTCATACACAATTTAAAAACTAACTTTATTTGcatagcacctttcatgcaaaGATGCAGCCCAAAGTGCTTAACAAAACTagatcagacaaaaaaaaaaacaataatagtAAGTAAAAAATAGCAATATGAACAAAAGCAATAGCAAGAACCATTCAAACAAAAATCTTCTGGCCTGGTGGGGAATTCTTACAGAGCTGTCCTTGAGGAACCTGGCCCAGACCTCCACAGAGAGGCCTTCTCGGGCACCACAGGGCACATCAGGGTCAACTATAGTGGTGTTGACCAGAGCAGAGAGGTGGGTACGAACTGTGGACAGATGGCGGCAGTATGCAAGCCCTGGAGAGGAAAGATCAAAGTGTTCATACTGACCAGGAACCATCAATGAAAGTCTTCCCCAAATAATAAGCCAAAACGCAGTTGTTTGTACTCACATCCATAGAAAGCACGGGAGATGATCTGGTACTTCATGGTATCACAAAGGAGCTTCAAAGGAGCCCTGATAGGAAAGGAAAATGGCTGATTTAGTGAAACGAATTCATTTGAATTTAGATTTGAGCCTGTCCCTAGGAAATACTTACCTTTCCTGGTTACAGCCATTAGGCAGAGAGCCATCAGAAGAGCCATTCTGCGAGCAGGACGAGCATGAGGACTTCCTGGGTGTAGGTTGCCACATGTTCACGCCCTGGTCCATCAGCTCCAGGGCTACTGCACAGCATAACAGCCCTCATCATTAGCACAGCTACCACTGTCATCATCATAAGCAAGTAAAACCAGATGACACTTCAATAGATTGGGACATAAATGTCCATGTCtgcaaataataagaaaaacaatgaaaaaaacacaaaacgagcgagaggatggagatggagacGTGGCAGACGAGTTACTGTACGGCCATGCAAAGTCTCCTTATTGTCAATGGGACTATTATGTGAAATGGGCACACGGGGCACTAAATAGGCAGGAAAGATATGAAATGAAGCAGGTTTACATTAGAGAGAAATTAATTAGAAAAATTTACACTGAGTATAGGCCTATAGGGGAAACAGATTTATCTAAAGTGAAATAATTGTCTAAACTGTAAATCAGTATTAAGGGAATAATGTAATCATAGATGGAATCTGTGATGATGCTTCATTAGATTAGCTCAGGGAAGCAGAACAGGAAGATTAAAGACACTTACTGAACTCCATCTGATTGCCAGGAAAGAGGATTCGAAACACATAATCGGTCGCTTCATCATCTTCCTTGTCTGATACAGAATCACAGGAGCCGTGGGGACTCCTCTTTCGCAGTTTGGGGAAAACCTTTCCCTGTGAAAGCAAAGGCGGTGTTCTCATCTATGCTAACACCATACAGCAAACAATACCATAGCAGACAGGTCATAGGTGTCGGTAAATGTAGCATGATTTCCTCAATTAGTGGGAAAATTAGAGGCTATAGAGGAATTTGTACTGACCTTTCCTCTCTGATTCCAGAGCGGGGGGTCCAGCTGTCCATGAGGTAGCAGGCCGGTCTCCAGGCAGGTGAGAAACTGGAGGAGGTGGCCTCCTTTGGGGAAATGTAGAGGAGGTCTCTGGATCCCATCCTGGCTCACCAAAACTACTGTACCGCCACTGTTCACTGGAGAAATGACCACAATAAAGAACAGGATAAATCTAACTCTTAAAACTCCTACTTTGGGTACAGTTATGAGGGGATTGCTGTACCTTGCTGATGACAGTGCAGATACACAATCTCCTCCAAACGAATTGTCATGGCATAATCCCAATAcacactgaaagagagaggagagaatagGAACCATTGAGGCAACTGTGTAAAACCATTAATTTAGTGTTATCATACTGAGTTCTGTCGGTATAACCTTTTCTCAGAATCCAGCTCCCCAACATTCCCGTTCATCAGCTGATTGGGTGTCCATTTCAGGGTCATGAGGTCTGCAGTCTGATGCAGAGAGAGGTAGCCTGGGATGGCCTCAACGTcatctctctgcacacacaagtgAGACTCATCAAGTCAAGTCTGATTGCAATactatttatatattatttatgaGTATAAATCAAATAACAGATGCAGCAAATTccccagaaaacaaacaagcgtCTCTTAACATTCCCTCTTTAAAGGAGGTGCTTGTATTATATTACTGATACTGAAAACACGCACCGGCTGCACCAGGACATTGTTCTTTCCAAACAGAAGTGTGGCTCTGGAGTTTTGGTGGAGCGATTCAACATAGTCCTTCACCCACATGAGAGGGCGATCATCCATGCTACCGCTGGACTGTCTCTTCTGGATCTGATACAGGTTGAAAAGACAGTGTTACATATCTGGCTTTGCATATAGTAGTTTACAGCTGATTAGTTTGTTGAAATCTTTTGCTATCTAACCAGGGCAGGCCGTCTGGAGGGCGAATCTTGCCGACAGTGGCCGCTGTGGATGCGATGCCGCTGCACGAGCTCGTCAGCAGACGGATCCGTCCAGAAATGGTCTGCAGTCTTAACTTTGGTGTACTCCAAAGCACAAGGTCCAACTGTAAAAACGAGGTAAAGTGAAAGTTAGTGCAATAAGGCAAAATGAAGGCTTTCACTGTTGTGATGCATGTACAGGTTAGAGCAGTTTTTAAATACCCAATAGAGATGCAAGAATTGGTCCATCCACAGGATCCATCAGCATGGCTTCTTTCTCATAGAAGGCActgcaggaaataaaatgtaaaagattTACCACAATCGGTGGAGGAGATCTTTATAATAACTATATAATATGGGATGTTGACAGTGTGTGCAAAAGGAGAACATTTGGAAGCGtaaaatgttttgcataaaATTCAAAAGGGCTGAAAACTGCTGAAGCTGagatgcacaaaaacagaaacagacacctTTCGTTGTTTCTGAGATCAGTAAAGGAATCATCTCTTCCAACTTGTGgtaaaacaaatgtattaaatggAGGAGGCACTCTTCTATAGCCGGTAACTTATAATTACACTGAATAATGTATATAACAATACCTGCTGTTCTCCACCAAGTACAGGACAATCTTGTCCAGGAGCTTCTCCATCAGCGCCGTTCGGATCCAAAGGTGTTTCAGCGCCTGAGGAGGGAGGTTGGCCAGCTTGGATTGCCGACTGCGCTCATTACTCAGAGGGGAATTGTTCTGCttgctgataaaaacagaaaagaaaccCGGCAGATGAGATGTCTGTTGGTGAAATGCAACAGACATTGGGACAACGCCTGggtccagacctctgaatctGCCCTCTCCACTGAGTTGACAGTTCGTCTGATTTCAGGCAAATTAGGATGCATACATAAAAGTAGAACACAAAGGGGAAAGATATACTGGCTTTTCACCTGTTTTCAATGAGCTGCTCAAGCTCCTGGACCTTGTGGCAGAGTTCCTCAGCAGGTGAAAAGCTTTTTGCTGCCTTCATAAAGAGCGCTGCAACCTTGTTACTGCACAGCAGGCCTGCAATACGACGCTTCAGTCCATGCAGCACGCAGGCCTCCActacagctacacacacacagaaacacacacaattttaGTCAATATTTGATTTCcacttttaattttaattcatgttttttgttccCTTCAGGTGGAATAATATAATTTTCTCTTTGCGAAAGCCTCACGCCTCAGTACTTTTTAGAAAGGAACAGGTGAAAGGCAGGCACAGGTGGCACAAGTGGAAATAGGCCGTTGCTAGGATATGAGGAATGTGAATCACACACGCCTCACTCCTGGTTAGTATCAACACCTTTGAGGGTTGACAGTCTGCTTTAATACATATCCACCCATCTACCTTATTAAACATAAATAGACATGACTAATAgcatgatgaaaataaatcgTTAGGGTTGACATGGCTCGAACAGACTGCAAAGAACCATTTCGAGCTGTGAGGACGAACTCGTAGGAGGTGACGGCTCGACAGAAGCCGACGTCAACCAGCATTCTGCACTGTACATGTTAATGTAGTTGTAACCAATACTGTGACTTTTAGCCACAGCGGGCTGAACTCATttaggaaaacacatttttctgagaCACACTGAAGAAAACGATGACACAAAATTACTCTATCTCTCTTACTTACTTCGTCTAGTGTCTCTCTCTTTATAGCCCCTCTTGTGCAGCCTATGAAACCAATTCCGAAGCTAATGTTAAACATTAAGTCTGATGGAAAACGCCTTGAGCATGCACCCTGAATTTTTGAACACCCTGCCCAACAATGATGGCTTAGTGTACAACgtgacaacaataaaaaaacaaaaataaaaattaccACAGAAGGAAATGATGTGGCTGCTGTCTGCGTGCACGAATTTCCTCGTTACTGCCTCCTCCATAATTTGTTTCACCTAAGAGAAAAAGATCCGTGGTGAGACAAGACACAGTTACATAAGGTGACGGGGAGTCAAAACAAGAAGCACAAGAGGAATATCATATAAGAGGTAATGATGAGCTGCTAAGGAGCCGTACAGTCCCACAACACATGCACGAGGATAACAAACACACCAAATTATTTATTGAGGAAAGTCATCCGTCTGGCTCACTAGTTGATTTCTGCCTCAAgactcaaatgttttttttatgactttttcGAGATATTCTTGAGGAATTTAGTTCTCAACACCTATGACGGATCTTTGGGGAATGTCACAGTTGAGATGCATAGACCAGGCCCTAtcagatttttcttctttaccCTTTCAGGATACTGCAGcatatgaaaacatgaaaacacatccaTAAGGAAGGACAACTTGtgagaaacagattttttaaaaatggtccAAAATCGAGGCTGTAGAGGCCAAAAATTgcctgacttttagtccctaaTTGGTCATACTTCAACAACACTGCACTCCCCATGATGCAACTCGACAGTGTCTCAGTGTAAATACACCCATCTGAAGCTGAGATAACCCCGATGATATCGTCAGAGTCGTTCTCTCAGACTTGACAGGGCTCCTccagagacacagaagacatCACTTTTTTCAAGAGGCTAAGCAGCACTCCTCACAACCAGGAAACTGATCTTCATGTGTAAATTCTGTGGACTGCCCCTTTAAGTTAATTTAGGATAAACAGATTGAGTTGCCTTCCATTTAACttaataaaatgtcagcattttGAACTGGCTTGTTGCTActcctctcatcatcatcatcatcatcatgaatgAATACAATTTTATTTAGAGGTTGACATTTTACTGAAATGGGCATTGCTTGGTGGATCAGTGTGTTTACCTACTTTCAAACCTTtcaaacattttggaaaaagtcATGTTCTGCGAAGTGTGTTGATAAGCAGTGCAACATTTATCTGTAAAATCGATTGAATTTAATGTGAagttctgtgctgtgtgtcgACAGAATAAGAGAATAATGCACTGTAATGTTCCTGTCATAAATCATAATGCCATTTTTCTGTGCTTATTGGAATTCTATTATACAAAAACATGTCCAGAACCACAAAAATTGCTGTTCTGATGTCTGTGGATCACACAACTGTTTGCATCCCCGTTCTTTATATGAATACACAACCTGCAAAGTCTGCTTTGTGACAAAAGGCATCTATATTGACCTGCACGAAAGATGAAAATGCTAACAACCCATTATTTCACTTATATGCTGtcttttaaatgtatatatgaGAGCTAAGCCCCTCCTTGCTG
The Chelmon rostratus isolate fCheRos1 chromosome 19, fCheRos1.pri, whole genome shotgun sequence DNA segment above includes these coding regions:
- the sgsm1b gene encoding small G protein signaling modulator 1, yielding MFFPVTEAETRQKLLRSVKKEVKQIMEEAVTRKFVHADSSHIISFCAVVEACVLHGLKRRIAGLLCSNKVAALFMKAAKSFSPAEELCHKVQELEQLIENSKQNNSPLSNERSRQSKLANLPPQALKHLWIRTALMEKLLDKIVLYLVENSSAFYEKEAMLMDPVDGPILASLLVGPCALEYTKVKTADHFWTDPSADELVQRHRIHSGHCRQDSPSRRPALIQKRQSSGSMDDRPLMWVKDYVESLHQNSRATLLFGKNNVLVQPRDDVEAIPGYLSLHQTADLMTLKWTPNQLMNGNVGELDSEKSVYWDYAMTIRLEEIVYLHCHQQVNSGGTVVLVSQDGIQRPPLHFPKGGHLLQFLTCLETGLLPHGQLDPPLWNQRGKGKVFPKLRKRSPHGSCDSVSDKEDDEATDYVFRILFPGNQMEFIALELMDQGVNMWQPTPRKSSCSSCSQNGSSDGSLPNGCNQERAPLKLLCDTMKYQIISRAFYGWLAYCRHLSTVRTHLSALVNTTIVDPDVPCGAREGLSVEVWARFLKDSSAYEEKEIHRLVYFGGVAPSLRKEVWPFLLGHYQFTMTEKCRLEIDEQMRLMYEQTMKEWQGCEAIVRQREREKHAEALARCSSGASVERGPVQRDSTISTDSSLSSSSDQQNAPSQSDSSSSAQVVKNRTSVLMFCRLYFCYYFLDCKTHAKPLVFGSVEAVDQIETEPRAEEGEVQQSSPLKDITGGTAEASQPHSCNPSSSGPSNQHPGSENSPAVTELAVGSPSSQSAETSEGLKEKQAPGSQPGGEDVMDPVAKDEVSEANMKTVSESELIKDCGISKSQETSESEEKPEVEGKNITTNEQSEDLKAVDTNMNLRSVPEKTNVLKLETEIRNEYFQAPPLGQTLTFQAHRSKSDLEVEPLCPPTAEKDANPPSEIKPEISEKPETAPEKTPSQLSKAGTTEPERKDAGATVCDLVETKKAAEIPFEKPGSNSPVRQVLNALQSASRGSLSLSSHSRQSPDTADSDDSPSALEMEDIPAGITCVTSEDIKARPLAGLAAPPVSFAQRERMASADLVLDHHLDTACNTSPEGTDLGLSEEEPEMENVLTEPESAEVGEDGKHDESSEEQTYSQETLDMYLINLHRIDKDVRRCDRAYWYFTPENLDKLRNIMCSYVWQHLDTGYVQGMCDLLAPLLVILDDEVMAFSCFTELMKRMNQNFPHGGAMDSHFANMRSLIQILDSELFELMQQNGDYTHFYFCYRWFLLDFKREMVYDDVFSLWETIWAAKYTSSEHFVLFIALALVEMYRDIILENNMDFTDIIKFFNEMAERHNVPQVLMMARDLVHKVQTLIENK